From one Gallionella capsiferriformans ES-2 genomic stretch:
- a CDS encoding lysophospholipid acyltransferase family protein, with product MTTFVFNIVFRMLSALPLSVLHRLGALLGRLTYVVSRQYAARMRENLQHAGFSLEGKLLPEVIAEAGKSIAELPWIWGRPYEEVLGAVLECRGMEHVEAAQAQGRGTIILTPHLGCFEIAGLYVARYMPFTMLYRQPKLRWLEGVMCKGRERGQAKLAKADLSGVRLLYKALKRGEAIGLLPDQVPSGGEGEWADFFGRPAYTMTLVGRLAQASNAAILLVSAERRVNGYVISFEPLQLDFSQPVPRQINIALEKVIRACPAQYLWSYNRYKVARGIKILDHTPKVGL from the coding sequence ATGACTACTTTTGTTTTTAATATCGTTTTTCGCATGCTCTCGGCTTTGCCGCTGAGCGTATTGCATCGTCTGGGCGCATTGCTCGGGCGCCTCACCTATGTCGTGTCACGGCAATATGCTGCGCGCATGCGGGAAAATTTGCAGCATGCCGGTTTTTCACTGGAAGGCAAGTTGCTGCCGGAGGTGATCGCGGAAGCGGGCAAAAGCATCGCCGAATTGCCGTGGATTTGGGGGCGGCCTTATGAAGAGGTGCTGGGCGCAGTGCTGGAATGTCGCGGCATGGAGCACGTTGAGGCTGCGCAGGCGCAAGGTCGCGGCACGATCATATTGACGCCCCATCTGGGGTGCTTCGAAATTGCCGGGCTGTATGTCGCCAGATACATGCCGTTCACTATGCTGTATCGTCAGCCAAAATTGCGCTGGCTTGAAGGCGTGATGTGTAAGGGGCGCGAACGCGGTCAGGCTAAATTAGCCAAGGCCGATTTGAGTGGCGTGCGCTTATTGTACAAGGCACTCAAGCGGGGTGAGGCGATCGGTTTGCTGCCGGATCAGGTTCCCAGCGGCGGAGAGGGTGAATGGGCGGACTTCTTCGGGCGTCCCGCTTACACCATGACGCTGGTCGGGCGGCTGGCACAGGCCAGCAACGCGGCTATTCTGTTGGTCAGCGCGGAACGTCGCGTAAACGGCTATGTGATCAGCTTCGAGCCGCTGCAACTGGATTTCTCGCAGCCCGTCCCCAGGCAAATCAACATCGCGCTGGAAAAAGTGATACGTGCCTGTCCGGCACAGTATTTATGGAGTTATAACCGTTATAAAGTTGCGCGCGGAATCAAAATTCTGG
- the metK gene encoding methionine adenosyltransferase, translated as MSEFLFTSESVSEGHPDKVSDQISDAILDAILAQDPYARVAAETLTNTGLVVLAGEITTTANVDYIQVARNTIKRIGYDNTEYGIDYKGCAVLVAYDKQSPDIAQGVDRASDDFLNQGAGDQGLMFGYACDETPTLMPLAIYLAHQVVQRQAQLRHDGRLPWLRPDAKSQVTIRYVDGKPHSIDTVVLSTQHAPDMTLEAIREAAIEDIIMPMLPKEFIKGNINFLVNPTGRFVVGGPQGDCGLTGRKIIVDTYGGAAPHGGGAFSGKDPSKVDRSAAYAGRYVAKNIVAAGLASKCLVQVSYAIGVAKPTSVMVDTYGTGKIADDKLTELVLRHFDLRPKGIVQMLDLLRPIYEKTAAYGHFGREEPEFTWERTDKAAALRADAGL; from the coding sequence ATGAGCGAATTTCTGTTTACTTCCGAATCTGTATCCGAAGGTCATCCTGACAAAGTGTCAGATCAGATCTCCGATGCCATTCTGGATGCGATTCTAGCGCAAGACCCCTATGCGCGGGTAGCGGCAGAAACGCTGACCAACACCGGACTCGTGGTTCTGGCAGGCGAAATCACCACCACCGCCAATGTCGATTACATTCAAGTTGCGCGCAACACCATCAAGCGCATCGGCTACGACAACACCGAATACGGCATCGACTACAAGGGTTGTGCGGTACTGGTCGCTTATGACAAGCAAAGCCCGGACATCGCGCAAGGCGTGGATCGTGCGTCCGACGACTTCTTGAATCAAGGCGCGGGCGATCAAGGCCTGATGTTCGGTTACGCTTGCGATGAAACACCGACTTTAATGCCGCTGGCGATTTATCTGGCGCATCAGGTTGTGCAACGTCAGGCGCAATTGCGCCACGACGGTCGTCTGCCGTGGTTGCGTCCGGATGCAAAATCTCAAGTGACCATCCGCTACGTGGACGGCAAACCGCATTCCATCGACACCGTGGTGCTCTCGACTCAGCACGCACCGGATATGACGCTGGAAGCGATCCGCGAAGCGGCCATTGAAGACATCATCATGCCGATGCTGCCGAAAGAATTTATCAAGGGCAACATCAACTTCCTGGTGAATCCGACCGGGCGTTTCGTGGTCGGCGGCCCGCAAGGCGATTGCGGCCTGACCGGCCGCAAGATCATCGTGGATACCTACGGTGGCGCAGCGCCTCACGGTGGCGGTGCATTCTCCGGCAAAGACCCTTCTAAGGTCGATCGCTCGGCCGCCTATGCCGGTCGTTACGTTGCGAAGAATATCGTTGCGGCAGGATTGGCCAGCAAATGTCTGGTGCAAGTCTCCTACGCGATTGGTGTGGCAAAACCGACCAGCGTGATGGTGGACACCTACGGTACCGGAAAAATCGCCGATGACAAATTGACCGAACTGGTGTTGCGTCATTTCGACCTGCGCCCAAAAGGCATCGTGCAGATGCTGGATCTGCTGCGTCCAATCTACGAGAAGACCGCCGCTTACGGTCACTTCGGCCGCGAAGAACCTGAATTTACCTGGGAACGTACCGACAAGGCCGCGGCCTTGCGCGCTGACGCAGGACTGTAA
- a CDS encoding HD-GYP domain-containing protein — protein MHKRISVEQLRLGMYIHELGCSWMDHPFWRKTFLLDDPNDLKTILATKIKLVWIDTSKGADVDEETITECETEEEVNDTIESTLALADSQLKSTQRISLAQEAALAVQICAKSRDAVASMFQETRMGSALNSEEALPIVEEISNSVIRNPGALISLARLKDKDDYTYMHSVAVCALMVSLGKQLNLDDEQIRQAGLAGLLHDVGKMMIPPEVLNKPGKLTDAEFAMVKNHPSEGHKLLLGGIGINDISLDVCLHHHEKVDGSGYPEQLADKQISLFAKMSAVCDVYDAITSNRPYKSGWEPAESIRKMAEWSNGHFDQRIFQAFVRSVGIYPTGSLVKLSSSRLAVVMEQSDKSLLAPKVKVFFSTKSNCRIMPELLDLALPGCTDKITSFEDPEKWNIPDLLELWSGLPAVHK, from the coding sequence ATGCATAAACGTATTTCCGTCGAACAATTGCGCCTTGGGATGTACATCCACGAACTGGGGTGTTCTTGGATGGATCACCCGTTCTGGCGCAAGACCTTTTTACTGGATGATCCGAACGATCTTAAAACCATACTGGCGACCAAAATCAAGCTGGTGTGGATCGACACAAGCAAAGGCGCGGATGTTGATGAAGAGACGATAACGGAGTGCGAGACAGAAGAGGAAGTCAACGATACGATTGAATCGACGCTGGCTCTTGCGGACTCGCAGCTAAAATCAACGCAGCGCATCAGCCTGGCTCAAGAAGCCGCGCTCGCCGTACAAATTTGTGCCAAATCGAGAGATGCCGTCGCCTCGATGTTTCAGGAAACACGCATGGGCAGCGCGCTCAACTCGGAAGAGGCGCTCCCCATCGTCGAAGAAATCTCTAATTCCGTGATTCGAAATCCCGGCGCGCTGATTAGCCTGGCTCGCCTCAAAGATAAAGATGATTACACCTATATGCACTCGGTGGCCGTCTGCGCACTGATGGTCTCGCTGGGAAAACAGCTTAATCTGGACGACGAGCAAATTCGTCAAGCCGGATTGGCCGGCCTGCTGCATGACGTGGGCAAGATGATGATTCCGCCCGAAGTCCTCAATAAACCGGGAAAACTCACCGACGCCGAATTTGCAATGGTCAAAAATCATCCTAGCGAAGGTCACAAACTGCTGCTCGGCGGTATCGGCATCAACGATATCTCACTGGATGTCTGCCTACATCACCACGAAAAGGTCGACGGCAGTGGTTATCCCGAACAACTCGCCGACAAGCAGATCAGCCTGTTTGCCAAGATGTCTGCCGTATGCGATGTATATGACGCCATCACCTCCAACCGCCCCTACAAGAGCGGCTGGGAACCGGCCGAATCGATCCGTAAAATGGCCGAGTGGAGCAACGGCCATTTCGATCAGCGAATTTTTCAGGCCTTCGTACGCAGTGTTGGCATCTACCCTACCGGCTCGCTGGTAAAGCTCTCATCGAGCCGCTTGGCTGTCGTCATGGAACAGTCCGACAAGTCGTTGCTCGCCCCTAAAGTTAAGGTATTTTTCTCGACCAAATCGAACTGCCGCATTATGCCTGAACTATTGGATTTAGCGCTGCCCGGCTGTACGGACAAAATCACCTCCTTTGAAGATCCTGAAAAATGGAACATTCCGGACCTTCTGGAATTGTGGAGCGGCTTGCCGGCAGTCCACAAATAA
- the ahcY gene encoding adenosylhomocysteinase, giving the protein MNAVTNGFTDYIVADMSLAAWGRKELAIAEVEMPGLMAIRNEYAASQPLKGARITGSLHMTIQTGVLIETLTALGAEVRWASCNIYSTQDHAAAAIVATGVPVFAVKGETLTEYWDYTHRIFEWKDGGLSNMILDDGGDATLLLHLGARAEKDASLLNNPGSEEEICLFNSIKAKLAVDGTWYSTRLAAIKGVTEETTTGVHRLYQMHERGELKFPAINVNDSVTKSKFDNLYGCRESLVDAIKRATDVMIAGKIAVIVGYGDVGKGSAQAMRALSAQVWVTEIDPICALQAAMEGYRVVTMDYACEHGDIFVTTTGNYHVITHDHMAKMKNNAIVSNIGHFDNEIDVASLKQYQWENIKPQVDHVIFPDGKRILLLAEGRLVNLGCGTGHPSYVMSSSFANQTIAQIELYTRTSDYPVGVYTLPKHLDEKVARLQLTTLNAQLSELTDQQAAYIGVAKNGPYKANHYRY; this is encoded by the coding sequence ATGAACGCTGTTACAAACGGATTCACCGACTATATCGTCGCAGACATGTCGCTCGCAGCATGGGGCCGCAAAGAACTCGCAATCGCCGAAGTTGAAATGCCAGGCTTGATGGCCATTCGCAACGAATACGCCGCCAGCCAGCCTTTGAAAGGCGCACGCATCACAGGTTCATTGCACATGACCATTCAAACCGGCGTGCTGATCGAGACGCTGACAGCCCTTGGTGCTGAAGTTCGCTGGGCTTCCTGCAACATCTATTCCACACAGGATCACGCTGCCGCTGCCATCGTTGCAACGGGTGTTCCTGTTTTCGCCGTCAAGGGCGAAACACTGACTGAGTACTGGGACTACACCCATCGCATATTCGAATGGAAAGACGGCGGCCTGTCCAACATGATCTTGGACGACGGCGGCGATGCCACCCTGTTGTTGCATCTGGGTGCACGCGCTGAAAAAGACGCGTCTTTGCTGAACAATCCCGGTTCTGAAGAAGAAATCTGCCTGTTCAATTCCATCAAGGCCAAGCTGGCTGTTGACGGTACATGGTATTCGACCCGCCTGGCAGCGATCAAGGGCGTAACCGAAGAAACTACCACCGGCGTACATCGTTTGTACCAGATGCATGAGCGCGGCGAATTGAAATTCCCTGCGATCAACGTAAACGATTCCGTCACCAAATCCAAGTTCGACAACCTGTACGGCTGCCGCGAATCGCTGGTTGACGCGATCAAGCGCGCAACTGACGTGATGATCGCAGGTAAGATCGCAGTGATCGTCGGTTACGGCGACGTGGGCAAGGGCTCCGCTCAAGCCATGCGCGCACTGTCCGCCCAAGTCTGGGTAACGGAAATCGATCCTATCTGCGCGCTGCAAGCCGCTATGGAAGGCTACCGCGTTGTAACGATGGATTACGCCTGCGAACACGGCGACATCTTTGTCACCACCACCGGCAACTACCACGTCATCACCCATGACCACATGGCGAAGATGAAGAACAACGCCATCGTGTCCAACATCGGTCACTTCGACAACGAAATCGACGTCGCATCCCTCAAGCAATATCAGTGGGAAAACATCAAGCCGCAAGTCGATCACGTCATTTTCCCTGACGGCAAACGCATCCTGTTGCTGGCTGAAGGCCGCCTGGTCAATCTGGGTTGTGGTACAGGTCACCCGTCTTATGTGATGTCGTCTTCATTTGCAAACCAGACCATTGCTCAAATCGAGCTGTATACACGCACCAGCGATTATCCGGTCGGCGTATACACCTTGCCTAAGCATCTGGACGAAAAAGTTGCGCGCTTGCAACTCACGACCCTCAATGCTCAGCTGAGTGAATTGACCGACCAGCAGGCAGCTTACATCGGCGTAGCTAAGAATGGTCCGTACAAGGCCAATCACTACCGCTACTAA
- a CDS encoding phage holin family protein codes for MKLLLVWILNAMALIAVANFVPGIHVDGFTAALVAAFFLGLVNALIRPLLLLLTLPVTLVTLGLFIFVINGLLFWLVGSVLRGFIVDSFWHGILGALLYSLFIWALTSAATQLMRK; via the coding sequence ATGAAATTGCTGTTGGTCTGGATACTGAATGCGATGGCGCTAATCGCGGTGGCGAATTTTGTGCCGGGCATCCATGTAGACGGATTTACCGCCGCCCTGGTGGCAGCTTTTTTTCTCGGGCTGGTCAATGCACTGATCAGGCCCTTATTGCTGCTGCTTACCCTGCCTGTAACCCTGGTCACACTGGGCCTGTTCATCTTCGTGATTAACGGCTTGCTGTTCTGGCTGGTGGGTTCAGTACTGCGCGGATTTATCGTCGACAGCTTCTGGCACGGCATCCTCGGCGCCTTGCTGTACAGCCTGTTTATCTGGGCGCTGACTTCAGCGGCCACACAATTGATGAGGAAATAA
- the metF gene encoding methylenetetrahydrofolate reductase [NAD(P)H], translated as MSNSHISFEFFPPQTTEGVEKLTIARGKLAALNPEFFSVTFGAGGSTRDRTLETVTQIKAEGFDAAPHLSCVGSTRDNIRAILQTYRDAGIRRIVALRGDLPSGMATAGEFQYANELVEFIRTETGDHFHLEVAAYPEVHPQAKSARDDLINFKRKIDAGADSAITQYFYNADSYFHFVDECQKQGITAPIVPGIMPIVRYSQLARFSDACGAEIPRWMRKTMEGFGDDNESVQAFGRDIVTAMCEKLLAGGAPGLHFYTLNQAAPCMAIVERLK; from the coding sequence ATGAGCAACTCACATATCAGTTTTGAATTTTTCCCGCCTCAGACGACGGAAGGCGTGGAAAAACTGACGATTGCACGCGGAAAACTCGCCGCACTCAATCCCGAATTCTTCTCGGTCACCTTCGGTGCCGGGGGTTCTACCCGCGACCGCACGCTGGAAACGGTGACACAGATCAAGGCGGAAGGTTTTGATGCCGCCCCGCATCTGTCCTGCGTCGGTTCTACCCGCGACAACATTCGCGCAATTTTACAAACCTACCGTGACGCGGGAATCCGTCGCATCGTCGCGTTGCGCGGCGACTTGCCCTCCGGCATGGCGACCGCCGGCGAATTCCAGTACGCCAACGAACTGGTGGAATTCATCCGCACCGAGACGGGCGATCATTTCCATCTGGAAGTGGCGGCCTACCCCGAAGTTCACCCGCAAGCCAAATCAGCGCGCGACGACCTGATCAATTTTAAAAGAAAGATCGATGCAGGCGCGGATTCTGCGATTACGCAGTATTTTTATAACGCCGACAGCTATTTCCACTTCGTCGACGAATGCCAGAAACAGGGGATCACCGCACCCATCGTGCCGGGCATCATGCCCATCGTGCGCTATTCGCAACTGGCGCGCTTTTCAGATGCCTGCGGCGCAGAAATTCCGCGCTGGATGCGAAAAACCATGGAAGGCTTTGGCGACGACAACGAGTCGGTACAGGCCTTTGGTCGCGACATCGTGACAGCCATGTGCGAAAAACTGTTAGCCGGAGGCGCACCCGGCCTGCATTTTTATACGCTAAATCAGGCGGCACCTTGCATGGCGATTGTTGAAAGGCTGAAATAA
- the trhP gene encoding prephenate-dependent tRNA uridine(34) hydroxylase TrhP, with product MKSPELLLPAGSLDKMRAAYAFGADAVYAGQPRYSLRARNNEFKLEELQTGITEAHALGKKLFVASNLMPHNAKVKTYMADMQPVIEMKPDALIMADPGLIAMVRERWPEVDVHLSVQANTVNYAAVKFWKSLGLTRVILSRELSLDEIEEIRQECPDMELEVFVHGALCIAYSGRCLLSGYFNHRDANQGTCTNSCRWDYKIDNAEENGTGDIEPLAKSIEKIDFDFDKALSQSALSDCGDQKRHPMADRVYVIARQDHPNELMPVMEDEHGTYIMNSKDLRAVEHVEKLAKIGIDSLKVEGRTKSIYYVARTAQVYRQAIDDAVAGRPFNYGLLGALDALANRGYTDGFYERHHTHEQQNYMRGHSESSRQQYVGDIVSCENGLAQIDVKNRFSVGDRLEIIHPQGNQIIDLAEMRDKNGQIITVAPGSGHKVQIPLSGNLSGGMIARFL from the coding sequence ATGAAATCACCAGAACTCTTATTACCCGCAGGCTCCCTCGATAAAATGCGCGCCGCCTATGCCTTCGGCGCTGACGCCGTGTATGCAGGCCAACCGCGCTATTCCTTGCGCGCGCGCAACAACGAATTCAAACTGGAAGAGTTGCAAACGGGTATTACCGAGGCGCATGCGCTGGGCAAAAAGCTGTTTGTCGCCAGCAACCTGATGCCGCACAACGCCAAAGTAAAGACCTATATGGCCGATATGCAGCCTGTAATCGAGATGAAGCCCGATGCGCTAATCATGGCTGATCCCGGGCTGATCGCGATGGTGCGTGAACGCTGGCCGGAAGTCGATGTGCATCTGTCGGTACAGGCCAACACCGTCAATTACGCGGCGGTAAAATTCTGGAAGTCGCTAGGGTTGACCCGCGTGATCCTGTCGCGCGAATTGTCGCTCGATGAGATCGAAGAAATCCGCCAGGAATGTCCCGACATGGAACTGGAGGTGTTCGTGCACGGCGCGTTGTGCATCGCCTATTCAGGGCGCTGCCTGCTGTCCGGTTACTTCAATCATCGCGATGCAAATCAGGGCACCTGCACCAATTCCTGCCGCTGGGATTACAAGATCGACAACGCGGAAGAAAACGGCACCGGGGACATTGAACCACTTGCAAAATCAATTGAAAAAATTGACTTCGATTTTGACAAAGCGCTAAGCCAGTCGGCTTTATCCGACTGCGGCGACCAAAAACGCCATCCAATGGCCGATCGCGTGTACGTGATTGCCCGTCAGGATCACCCGAACGAGCTGATGCCGGTGATGGAGGATGAGCACGGCACCTACATCATGAATTCCAAAGACTTGCGCGCGGTTGAACACGTCGAAAAGCTCGCGAAAATCGGCATTGACTCACTCAAAGTCGAAGGCCGCACCAAGTCGATCTACTACGTCGCACGCACCGCGCAAGTGTATCGTCAGGCGATCGACGACGCCGTTGCAGGCAGACCGTTCAATTACGGCTTGTTGGGCGCACTGGATGCGCTGGCCAATCGCGGCTATACCGACGGTTTTTACGAGCGCCATCACACCCACGAGCAGCAAAATTACATGCGCGGCCACTCGGAAAGTTCACGTCAGCAATATGTCGGCGACATCGTCTCCTGCGAAAATGGGCTGGCCCAAATCGACGTGAAGAATCGCTTTTCCGTCGGTGACCGTCTTGAGATCATTCACCCCCAAGGCAATCAGATCATCGATCTTGCCGAAATGCGCGACAAGAATGGACAGATCATCACCGTCGCACCGGGCAGCGGGCATAAAGTACAGATCCCTTTATCGGGCAATCTGTCAGGCGGGATGATTGCGCGCTTTTTATAG
- a CDS encoding cytochrome b, protein MNWKNTTTRYGMAAIGIHWLMLLLFIAVYACIELRVFYPKGSELREGLKTWHFMLGMLLFALVWLRLAVRLSTITPLIRPEPEKWQDLSAKLMHLALYALMIGMPLTGWLLLSASGKPIPFFGFELPALIGESKDIAKQIKEIHELVGTAGYYLIGMHAAAALYHHYWLRDNTLTRMLPPRK, encoded by the coding sequence ATGAACTGGAAAAATACGACAACCCGCTACGGCATGGCCGCTATCGGCATCCATTGGCTGATGCTGCTGTTGTTCATCGCAGTCTATGCCTGCATCGAATTACGCGTGTTCTACCCGAAAGGAAGTGAGCTGCGCGAGGGATTAAAAACCTGGCACTTCATGCTGGGGATGCTGCTGTTTGCACTAGTCTGGCTGCGCCTGGCTGTTCGACTCTCCACGATTACCCCGCTTATCCGGCCTGAACCCGAAAAGTGGCAGGATCTGTCGGCGAAACTGATGCATCTGGCTCTGTATGCGCTGATGATAGGCATGCCGCTGACCGGCTGGCTGTTGCTTTCCGCATCAGGCAAACCGATCCCTTTCTTCGGCTTTGAATTGCCGGCACTGATCGGCGAGAGTAAAGACATTGCCAAACAAATCAAGGAAATACACGAATTGGTTGGCACGGCAGGCTATTACCTGATCGGGATGCATGCGGCAGCGGCACTGTACCATCACTATTGGCTGCGCGATAACACACTGACCCGAATGCTACCGCCGCGAAAATAA
- a CDS encoding YhcH/YjgK/YiaL family protein codes for MIFSALSQADRYAALHPLFLRAFEYIRDTDLYALAPGRYHLAGDDLIAIVEHVTGRTKEMARLEAHKRYIDIQLVLEGDETMGWKPLADCYNPIGEHSIDRDILFFLDAPAAWIPVPPDHFCIFFPEDAHAPLVGTGPIRKVIFKIAV; via the coding sequence ATGATTTTTTCCGCACTCTCCCAAGCTGACCGCTACGCGGCACTGCATCCGCTGTTTCTCCGCGCATTCGAATATATCCGCGACACGGATCTGTATGCGCTGGCGCCGGGGCGTTATCACCTCGCAGGCGATGATCTGATCGCTATCGTAGAACACGTAACGGGGCGCACCAAGGAGATGGCACGACTGGAAGCACATAAGCGCTATATCGACATCCAGCTTGTGCTGGAGGGCGATGAAACCATGGGCTGGAAACCGCTGGCAGATTGCTATAATCCGATCGGCGAACACAGCATAGATCGCGACATCCTTTTTTTTCTCGACGCACCCGCAGCATGGATCCCCGTGCCGCCCGATCATTTCTGCATTTTCTTCCCGGAAGACGCCCATGCGCCGCTGGTGGGCACAGGTCCAATCCGCAAGGTCATCTTCAAGATCGCCGTATAG
- a CDS encoding RidA family protein, which translates to MANKQFIQTPDAPAAIGTYSQAIRVGDTVYLSGQIGLDPATMQMVEGIDEQIHRVFQNLRAVTVAANSNIDGIVKLNIFLTDLKHFAKVNEIMAGYFQQPYPARAAVQVSALPRGALVEMDGILVVQD; encoded by the coding sequence ATGGCAAACAAACAATTCATTCAAACACCTGACGCACCCGCCGCCATCGGCACCTATTCGCAAGCCATTCGCGTAGGCGATACCGTGTATCTGTCCGGTCAAATCGGTCTTGATCCTGCTACCATGCAGATGGTGGAAGGCATAGACGAGCAAATTCACCGTGTATTCCAGAATCTGCGTGCCGTTACGGTCGCCGCGAATAGCAATATCGACGGCATCGTAAAACTCAATATCTTTTTAACCGACTTAAAGCATTTCGCCAAAGTGAACGAAATCATGGCAGGCTATTTCCAGCAGCCCTACCCTGCCCGTGCCGCAGTCCAGGTATCTGCATTGCCGCGCGGCGCACTGGTTGAAATGGACGGAATACTGGTCGTTCAGGACTAA
- the recG gene encoding ATP-dependent DNA helicase RecG encodes MTTPLKISAATLTKLAKLGIRHRADLLLHLPLRYEDETELVSLADVEPGETVQVQGVITHNEVLYKPRKILVCRLQDKEDELYLRFLNFYPSQIKLLAVGRQVRAIGEARIGYFGLEMVHPKCRAVSDKTQLATSLTPVYPTTAGLSQLTLKKLIANALEVLNPADPLPEKFRHNLNLPGFFDSIRLLHNPTTDIAACTLADKSHAAWRRIKFDELLAQQLSMRVHHKERSRRIAPALPPQGHYTDSLLKILPFSLTKAQQKVYAEISADLARPHPMQRLLLGDVGSGKTIVAALAALQAIENGYQVALMAPTEILAEQHYLKLTEWLSPLGIVPVWLSGSLKKKDKRVAAELIASGETWLAIGTHALFQEQITFHKLGLAIVDEQHKFGVQQRLALHAKGKQPVAPDEKSSEPHQLMMSATPIPRTLAMSYYADLDVSVIDELPPGRTPVITKLVSDTRREEVFERVRAACMTGAQAYWVCPLIDESEVLQLQNAQETFELLTDTFPDLRVGLVHGKMESAEKVRTMSAFKAGELQLLVATTVIEVGVDVPNASLMVIDHAERMGLAQLHQLRGRVGRGSAQSLCILLYHKPLSELARTRLKVIFENTDGFVIAQQDLQLRGPGELLGARQSGVAMLRFADIEADEDLLEHAREVADELLSDYPDAARTYLHRWMANKHDYLHV; translated from the coding sequence TTGACGACACCGCTCAAAATCTCTGCTGCGACCCTTACCAAGCTGGCTAAGCTGGGCATCCGCCATCGGGCGGATTTGTTGTTGCATCTGCCGTTGCGCTATGAGGATGAGACTGAGCTCGTCTCGCTTGCCGACGTTGAACCCGGCGAGACGGTGCAGGTACAGGGCGTCATCACGCACAACGAGGTCCTGTACAAGCCCAGAAAAATACTGGTTTGCCGCCTACAGGACAAAGAGGATGAGCTGTATCTGCGTTTTTTGAATTTCTACCCCAGCCAGATCAAACTGCTGGCGGTAGGCCGCCAAGTACGCGCGATCGGCGAGGCGAGAATCGGTTATTTCGGGCTGGAGATGGTGCATCCGAAATGCCGGGCGGTGAGCGATAAAACGCAGCTGGCAACCAGCCTCACTCCGGTCTATCCGACCACGGCAGGACTGTCGCAACTCACGTTAAAAAAGCTGATTGCCAATGCGTTGGAGGTGCTCAATCCAGCCGACCCGCTGCCAGAAAAATTTCGCCATAATTTAAATTTACCGGGGTTTTTTGACAGCATCCGACTGCTGCACAACCCCACAACAGACATCGCCGCATGTACTCTGGCGGATAAAAGTCACGCAGCCTGGCGACGTATCAAATTTGATGAGTTACTGGCCCAGCAACTGTCCATGCGCGTGCATCACAAAGAACGCAGCCGGCGCATTGCGCCCGCGCTGCCGCCACAGGGCCATTACACCGATAGCCTGCTAAAAATTCTGCCGTTTTCACTGACCAAAGCGCAACAAAAAGTCTACGCGGAAATCAGCGCAGACCTTGCCCGCCCGCACCCGATGCAACGCTTACTGCTCGGCGATGTCGGCAGCGGCAAGACCATCGTCGCAGCACTCGCCGCCTTGCAAGCCATCGAAAATGGCTATCAAGTCGCCTTGATGGCACCCACTGAAATCCTCGCTGAACAGCATTATCTCAAGCTGACAGAGTGGTTATCCCCACTAGGAATAGTGCCGGTCTGGCTGTCCGGCAGCCTGAAGAAAAAGGACAAGCGCGTGGCCGCCGAGTTGATTGCATCGGGCGAAACATGGCTTGCCATCGGCACGCACGCTTTATTTCAGGAACAGATTACCTTCCATAAATTAGGGCTGGCGATTGTCGATGAACAGCACAAATTCGGCGTGCAACAACGACTGGCGCTGCATGCGAAAGGCAAACAGCCCGTAGCACCGGATGAAAAATCCTCTGAGCCGCACCAATTAATGATGAGCGCAACGCCGATTCCACGCACGCTGGCGATGAGCTATTACGCGGATCTGGACGTGTCGGTGATCGATGAATTGCCGCCCGGACGCACGCCGGTGATTACCAAATTGGTGAGCGACACACGCCGCGAAGAGGTATTCGAACGGGTTCGCGCTGCCTGCATGACCGGCGCACAAGCCTATTGGGTCTGCCCCTTGATCGACGAATCCGAAGTCTTGCAATTGCAAAATGCGCAGGAAACATTTGAATTGCTGACGGACACCTTTCCGGATCTGCGTGTCGGCCTGGTTCACGGCAAAATGGAAAGCGCCGAAAAGGTGCGCACTATGAGCGCATTCAAGGCAGGCGAATTGCAGCTGCTAGTTGCGACGACCGTCATTGAAGTCGGCGTGGATGTGCCCAACGCCAGCCTGATGGTGATCGATCATGCCGAGCGCATGGGGCTGGCCCAGCTCCATCAACTGCGCGGACGGGTAGGACGCGGATCAGCACAAAGCCTCTGTATTTTGCTGTATCACAAACCGCTCTCAGAACTAGCACGCACACGATTAAAAGTCATCTTCGAGAACACCGATGGCTTCGTGATTGCCCAGCAGGACTTACAATTGCGCGGCCCTGGCGAATTGCTGGGTGCAAGACAAAGCGGCGTGGCGATGCTGCGCTTCGCCGACATTGAAGCCGATGAAGATTTACTTGAACACGCACGCGAAGTCGCCGATGAATTATTGAGCGATTATCCGGATGCGGCGCGCACCTATTTGCACCGCTGGATGGCAAACAAACATGACTATTTGCACGTATAA